CGCAATGTATAATATTGAGAAGAAATTAGTCCGAATATACTCAAACGATAGAAATTATTTTTGGGCCTCCGACAACTTAGATTTAATTGCTATTGAATCGAGTGAATATGATGATGAAGAAATGGAACTTATATCCTCTAAGCTAGAACTATTCGATAAAAATGGCAAAAAGCTTTGGGAACGGGAAACTGAGTTAGGAGTAGATGAAGTTAAATTTTCAGATGATAGAAACTTAATTGTTGCTAGAGAATTTAACGGAGTATATTATTTTGACAGAAAAGGGAATTCAATTAAATATTCTCCAGATGAGTATTCTATTAACTCCTATTCAATGACATCTGACGGTAAGTATGTAATTGTAGAACACCCTTATATGCTTAATAATAAAGATATGTCCTCGCTTACATTATTAAATCAAAGTGCCGAAGTTTTGTGGAAATCAGACATTGAATCTGGCATTTTATCGGATATAAAAATCACGAATGATGGAAGATATATCTACTTGTTCTATCTTTATGGCGAATTAATTATTCTAGATGCAAGAACTGGAGAAATAAAAAATACAATAGACTCTTTACAGTTATATAGATCATGTTTATCTAAAAATGGAGAATATTTGGTCGCCGGGGGATATAAGTTATATTTATTTGATACAAAAACTCTCAATAGCACTTCTACTCCAAAAAACGTTGGGCTTTCTCCAATCTCATATATTGTATTGCTATCTTTAGGAACTATTATTTATTTCTATATAAAAAATAAATCTTAATATTTTTTATACCATTTTATAAAATCCAAAGGAC
This DNA window, taken from Methanofastidiosum sp., encodes the following:
- a CDS encoding DUF5711 family protein translates to MKSFNFLLGFILLFILLITPISTIYAQELWVYDPSKNIPKYDSSNREWGVYSIAMSDDSSYIAVGLYRENAILDDKRNVLMDEKGRLLLDKQSKIVMLDSKGKELWEFKTQYEIENIRMSGKGEYIVVETVSQSCFTDFEKCGEKVYVFNVSGTPLWTYDGARNPYVDSFGNVLIATPNNIAMYNIEKKLVRIYSNDRNYFWASDNLDLIAIESSEYDDEEMELISSKLELFDKNGKKLWERETELGVDEVKFSDDRNLIVAREFNGVYYFDRKGNSIKYSPDEYSINSYSMTSDGKYVIVEHPYMLNNKDMSSLTLLNQSAEVLWKSDIESGILSDIKITNDGRYIYLFYLYGELIILDARTGEIKNTIDSLQLYRSCLSKNGEYLVAGGYKLYLFDTKTLNSTSTPKNVGLSPISYIVLLSLGTIIYFYIKNKS